A region of the Lycium barbarum isolate Lr01 chromosome 1, ASM1917538v2, whole genome shotgun sequence genome:
tgtcgcAAGGCAATATTTATGATAACTTCTGTAGTATCCTACAGAATTATGCCAGACAAGGGGTaatagaaactatgccttatggCATAACTTCTACAAAGGGTAAAGTTATGCTTTATgtatagaaactatgccttaaggtatAGTTCTGTAgaataacttaatttctacagaaaTATGGCTTGAGGCAAAATTTTATCCCAAAGAGGAATAATTTGTAAAGAAATCTTGTCTTACGTTTTTTTTTTACTCTCCTATGAGACTGCAGAAGTTATGCCTTTTTAAGACATAATTTTTGCCCGTATAGACATCATTTGCTATGAAATCATGCCTTgcctttgttttttttgttttaacaCTCTACTGGGGTTTGAACCCTGAATCTCACGATATTTTCAGCCACTTAAAGTGTTGAAGGAAAATAAATTAAACACCAGCAATTTAAggcacaaaaattaaagaccgtcCCCGAAATAGGCCATTTGTGCGAATGAGCggttaaaaattaaagatcagcccatttgaaggacagtTTGTGCAATTTTATCAAACGGGTCACGCGATTTTCGGCCGGTCCAAAATGAAACGCCCTACATCATCTTATCTTTGAATTTTTGGTTTCCTTCTCACATTTGCAAGAAAAATACTGTAGAAGTTAAAGGCTCTCATCGTTTCCGGCAGAACCATGGCAATGACGATGACCACTGCAATGGCGGCGTCACCCTCCCGCCAGCTGTTTATCAAATCTCAACATAGTATCATCAGCACCGTTCCCAAGAACGTGTTGTCCAGCCACGTGGCCATTTACCCTGCAACGACAATTACAAATCAGGGATTATCAAACCACTGTATATTCTCGCAAAGAAGCCTAAGATATTTGGTCAAACCAGTATGTGCAACTGGTTCAAGTTTGGAGGCAGATATTGCTGATGATGAGTCTTTAATAACCGTTAAAAATGCAAAAATATCAGTTGAATCCGAAGATGCTGACAAGATACAAGTAAGAGTAGATGTAACAGAGGAAGACACGAAAATAGTTTTCGAAAAAGTTTTGGCGAATTTAGCAAAATCAGCGCCACCTGTACCAGGATTCCGTAGGGCAAAAGGAGGGAAAACATCAAAGGTTCCTAGGGATTTTATGTTGCAGATACTTGGTGAAGAACGAGTTACGAAATTTGTAATACGAGAAATTGTTACCTCAACACTTGCTGATTATGTGAAGAAGGAGAATTTAACAGTGAAGGATAACAAGATTAGTACTACTCAAAGTGCAGATGAACTAAAATCATCGTTTGTTCCGGGAAATGAATTCGGATTCAATGCTACATTAGAGCTTGAAAAATCAGAAATTGAAGCCACCACTATAAACCCATAGAAGACTTGTAACTTGTTCTTACTGATTAATCTCTTTGGCCATACATTCCAAatgtttttcactttatttggaatttatggagttggagttgaagatggttATATTTTTTTGCTAAGTATATTTGGAATAATGTTATTTTGGATGtactttttaaatttgaaatacaACATCAAAACTGAAAAGCGAGTTAGGAAACATGTTATaagttgtttttcaaatttgaaataatagcttcaagttggatttggaattttcatgatcAAAtactaattttcaaataaagtgaaaaattattcACTATTTCGTAAAAGAGAGAAAAGTTTATAAGGCCAAAGGGGGCCTTGGAAGGTTAGTTTACAACTGAGCAATACTTCCTGGGAAACAAAGATAAAAATCCTTCATTTTTTGGCTTACATTTAAGATATATCTTATCGTCTGCTTTTTTGGCATCAAGATAGTTGATTGAAGTGGTATAAAGGAAGGGTATTTGAAATGCTTAAAGTGATCCTATTTAGTGGTAATAGTAGTGACAACAGTTAATTAACAAGGGTTCATGTGGATTCTTTTGCTTCACAGTTTCGCACAACAAATCTAAGAAAGGCAGAGGAAGATACAAATCTTTACATGAGGACATGAAAACTTGTCATTCCAGATGACATTGTGGGATATATGATATTGTTAATTATTGTGGCTTGATTATGTGGAGCAATATCTCGTTCAGAGATGGTAATTGGCTGGCAATAATTACAAAACATGGAGAAGCGATGTGGTTGAAGGTTAAGGTAACAACTTACTTTCTATGTTATATAGACTTCTGTGTCACACGTTTTGTTTACTTTCAATAGCTTTACATATTTATTTTAGGATAAATTTAAAGCTAGTGGTATGCTAGAACATGTGTGTTGTGTTGCAAGCTCTTGTGATTCTTGGAGGATCACTACTTAGGATGAATTATgttatatgaaaaatattattttgttatatgcTTCCTATTTTATAGCATAAACTGTTATGCATAATTGCAGGGCCAGCTCCAGGAAATTGTGGCTCAACAACAATCTGAAGAAAATGAGCATCTAATGAGTGCAGATGATGTTTTAAACACTGTACTTGGTGATCGAATTGGCTATGTTTGTGGAAAGGGTACGGAAAGAGGCCTGCAGAAAAGAGTTGTTGCGGTAGAAAGTATGCGCCAAGAGATGCAagcggaaatggaaagaaaattgCAAGAAGAACGTGAATAAATGGCTGCTGAGTTGCATAGAAAATTAGAAGAACAAGTGGCTCTAAGTTGCAAAGGAAACTAGAAGAGGAGCGTGCACGCATGGATATACAAGTTGGCTAAAGGATCCAAGTAAAGATCGATGCACTTATGATCAAAATGCAACAGGTAAACCTGTATGGTTTGGGTATTTGAATATACAGTTAACAAGTCGTTTGAAATTTGGACCTTTATTCTCCCAGTTTACTTTAAATGTTAAGCATCCGATGCATTTCTCCCTTATAGTTTTGGTAATCTAAAACTGTCGGTCATTTGATCCTCTCCTTGTTTGGGTTTATTGTTGTTTGGGTTTCACGAAGCGTGGTGTCATTATGTCCTATTACTATCCACTTGTTTGCATAAAGACCATTAGAGTATTAAATTGCAAGCAGAATATGGTGGTAGTTCAATTCCATACATGGATATGTGTGGCCAATAATGTTTTCAACGTTCATAGAAGTCAGATTCTTAAGTTGGTTGTGGAACACAAGATGAGGAATGAACTTGTCAATATATATGTTACAGAGATTTTAATTTCCTTTACAGGATTTCATCAAAAGTACTATAAGTTCCTAGCATTCTGAGTATTTTTTTCCATGAGGTGCCACAACAGATTTATGTCGTTATCTTTTTGCTTCTTCCTTACTATAAGTTTGTtggggtctatcagaaacaacctctctgcctttcaaggtaggggtaaagtctgcgtacgctctaccctccccagaccccgcCTAGTGGGATTATTTATACTGggcatgttgttattgttgttactATATGTTTGTAGATGATGTGC
Encoded here:
- the LOC132604646 gene encoding uncharacterized protein LOC132604646; translation: MAMTMTTAMAASPSRQLFIKSQHSIISTVPKNVLSSHVAIYPATTITNQGLSNHCIFSQRSLRYLVKPVCATGSSLEADIADDESLITVKNAKISVESEDADKIQVRVDVTEEDTKIVFEKVLANLAKSAPPVPGFRRAKGGKTSKVPRDFMLQILGEERVTKFVIREIVTSTLADYVKKENLTVKDNKISTTQSADELKSSFVPGNEFGFNATLELEKSEIEATTINP